Proteins from one Daphnia pulicaria isolate SC F1-1A chromosome 3, SC_F0-13Bv2, whole genome shotgun sequence genomic window:
- the LOC124328554 gene encoding proclotting enzyme-like — MARVFHLTVIVLTEILLLFSGSANGRSYQTDDLITIKDEIKQSEKRTARMVGGEETAPNQYPFMVALMKRNDGLSDEYFLYCGASLITSTQILTAAHCVNDLASDKILGPDRFLVLLGMHFMNESMNDARVTKRVRGVTVHEEFDSITHYNDIAILTLESPVVFTSAISPVCLPPAGSSELYLNQMATAKGWGRTLEKGKNSDFLRHANIRIISNSLCRKSYMDDDKIADHMLCTWLSGRDACQNDSGGPLVIEANDHHQKCPWIQVGIVSFGRGCARRYPGVYTRMTSFLPWIKNHMKYE; from the exons ATGGCACGAGTTTTTCACCTAACAGTTATTGTTTTAACGGAAATCCTGCTACTCTTCTCCGGCTCAGCCAACGGTCGCTCCTATCAAACGGATGatttaatcaccattaaag AtgaaattaaacaaagtgagaaACGGACAGCGAGAATGGTTGGTGGGGAGGAAACAGCACCGAACCAGTACCCCTTCATG GTGGCACTGATGAAACGCAACGATGGATTATCTGACGAATACTTTTTGTACTGCGGAGCATCTTTGATTACTTCGACACAAATCCTGACAGCGGCTCATTGCGTTAACGACCTCGCCTCAGACAA AATTTTAGGCCCCGATCGTTTCTTAGTGTTACTAGGCATGCACTTCATGAACGAGTCGATGAACGACGCTCGGGTGACGAAGAGAGTTCGGGGCGTGACAGTTCACGAGGAATTTGATTCAATCACTCAC taCAACGACATAGCCATCCTGACGTTGGAGTCGCCCGTCGTTTTCACTTCGGCTATTTCACCCGTCTGTTTACCTCCGGCGGGATCCAGCGAACTGTATCTGAACCAGATGGCCACTGCCAAGGGATGGGGACGGACGctcgaaaaagggaaaaattccGATTTCCTTCGTCACGCCAACATTCGCATCATTTCCAACTCTCTATGCAGAAAAAGTTACATGGATGACGATAAAATTGCTGATCATATGCTCTGTACTTGGTTATCAGGCAGAGATGCCTGTCAA aACGATAGCGGTGGCCCCTTGGTCATCGAGGCGAACGATCATCATCAGAAATGTCCTTGGATTCAGGTTGGAATCGTCAGCTTCGGTCGAG GATGTGCTAGGAGATACCCAGGGGTGTACACGAGAATGACATCGTTCCTACCCTGGATCAAGAATCACATGAAATATGAGTGA
- the LOC124329449 gene encoding uncharacterized protein LOC124329449 — protein sequence MPRVHEIGSLVKLSADCIRKSVDKNKYAGYPREVKPNVDANALIHELPVVLLEEIIRSFTSIRQISDANVLVRLITEKLQHLSFPVYYDGYLQLFPKLGNLLILNIENTEVGDKCLQSIGIHCSKLRSLNLTHCCNVTNTGIQWLCNVDYPGMGNGKSGLCETIKKLCICYTAVTQQGIQVALTHLQSLNILESFDILEALVELSSSTIDSKPPGLYNNNKFSISTLSTSPDKPYISNSLCFALSLCHSVNHVLIHVTKGLKDSDLLCLMSLKVLHKLKIFKSNIWVPNDTEITFDGGVAPLLKVFGRSLETLALECFDLIRISAIIDFCPNLNFLCIRDVTGSLENERHLFQSEKKPPVFKELKQLFCILDVPVDILLFLLSSPSLEHIGISCCDVLTDEILLETVKCQHRFNNDSSLS from the exons ATGCCTAGAGTGCATGAAATCGGATCTCTCGTTAAACTTAGCGCAgattgcattagaaaatctGTTGATAAAAACAAGTATGCAGGTTACCCACGAGAAGTCAAGCCGAATGTCGATGCGAACGCTTTGATTCACGAATTGC CCGTTGTTCTTTTGGAGGAAATCATTCGGTCTTTCACTAGTATCAGGCAAATTTCAGATGCAAATGTCCTTGTTCGGCTCATCACAGAAAAGCTTCAACATTTATCTTTTCCTGTTTACTATGACGGTTACTTGCAATTATTTCCCAAGCTTGGAAATTTGTTAATATTGAACATTGAAAACACGGAAGTGGGAGACAAGTGTTTACAAAGCATTGGGATTCATTGTTCCAAATTACG aTCGTTGAATTTAACTCATTGCTGTAACGTGACAAACACAGGAATTCAATGGCTGTGTAACGTTGATTATCCGGGGATGGGAAACGGAAAATCAGGACTATGCGagaccattaaaaaattatgcatTTGTTACACTGCTGTTACTCAGCAAGGAATTCAAGTGGCGCTCACACATTTACAGTCCTTGAACATCCTTGaaagttttgatattttggAAGCCTTGGTAGAGTTGTCCTCATCAACGATAGACTCTAAGCCACCCggattatataataataataagttctCAATATCTACTCTGTCCACCTCTCCTGATAAGCCATACATAAGTAATAGCCTTTGTTTTGCACTCTCCTTATGCCATTCAGTAAATCATGTTTTAATTCATGTAACGAAAGGACTTAAGGACAGTGACCTTTTGTGTTTAATGTCTCTGAAGGTGCTTCACAAACTGAAAATCTTCAAATCTAACATTTGGGTACCAAATGACACTGAAATTACTTTTGATGGTGGAGTTGCTCCACTCCTCAAGGTATTTGGAAGATCATTGGAGACTCTTGCGTTGGAGTGTTTCGATTTAATTCGTATTTCTGCCATTATCGACTTTTgtccaaatttaaatttcttgtgCATCAGGGACGTTACGGGCTCGCTTGAGAACGAACGACACCTCTTCCAATCTGAAAAGAAGCCTCCTGTTTTCAAGGAACTAAAGCAATTATTTTGTATTCTCGATGTACCAGTTgatattttgctttttctgtTGTCCTCCCCTTCACTGGAACACATTGGAATTTCTTGTTGCGATGTGCTTACAGATGAGATCTTACTGGAAACCGTCAAATGTCAGCACCGATTCAACAACGATTCAAGTTTGAGCTAG
- the LOC124328495 gene encoding nucleolar transcription factor 1-like isoform X1, whose product MSDERKPKKSRTKNLEDKVVASSSSTPSAMERNNEVSEKPEVPSSPIPDEHSNSPLVEPEDEEREDEEEEEKEHGDEEIDDKVEEDEEDEDEEKNGTPLPWPKSDDFELFKRIRKACPKEDAMKYDSRVNHLNWDFIKFQDYSAEQCKDRWLHVQTHLRHYRILAEVLDDAASWVDRPWYNFNKGGKNNQKHPDQPKKPLTSYMLFYMEQKDAVLEEQPGLGMTELSKIIAKMYNELSDRKKMKYSELAEKEKEAYQEKMKKFMDAHPDYILPKSKQTSKAVPPKPPTPFKLFSDEKMPKFVGEGMSLTEAREKCRDAYKELKDKQKLKWIYRALEQEPEFNEEMEKFKTQHPDVDVPAKKLSLLTKDELQIKHKNEGKPVKPPNSGYSLFSKKLLSGNSLKQFGTKERMTEISRLWKELSDEEKTKYNDKATQMNYAYKMKYASYLETLTPEQRNAELLSSVGKNLKRMAAKKAEDGQPVGKKPKIGTAVDVGSSSEVESEDVDSDEKDLEIPPKTTIRKPNSSLQMFCNSNMDKYSSKHPKLTKQELARLMAKEFAKLSKEKKKIYGNMAQESKNEMSATSKKSASSRLKSKISKASETSKKTVKPTSATSKSPERSSDSPSKRSAANADSKSAKPSLNANAKSSTEKVASKTLKSPILAANQSLFKGEKMTEPLKPPASGAAYYVMTHHSQLGDLTPAEIDALWGKVSEKQKKKCIEEHKKKHQDYVCEFEKFIRTLNPAELRSYRTIMKNRAQDQTDENKESSDEESESTSSNEDQTSGGCSDNDDPQISSDDD is encoded by the exons ATGTCTGacgaaagaaaaccaaaaaagtcaAGAACCAAAAATCTTGAAGATAAGGTTGTAGCATCGAGTTCATCAACCCCATCTGCAATGGAGCGAAATAATGAAG TTTCTGAAAAGCCCGAAGTACCTTCCAGTCCAATACCAGATGAACATTCAAATTCACCTCTTG tagagcccgaagacgaagaaagagaagatgaggaggaggaagagaaaGAACATGGTGACGAAGAAATAGATGACAAAgtggaagaagacgaagaggatgaggacgaagaaaaaaatgggacCCCTTTAC CATGGCCTAAGAGTGACGACTTCGAGCTTTTCAAGCGTATCCGAAAAGCATGCCCGAAGGAAGATGCCATGAAGTACGACTCGCGTGTGAACCACTTAAATTGGGATTTC ATTAAATTTCAAGATTATTCTGCTGAACAATGTAAAGATCGATGGTTACATGTTCAA ACTCATTTGAGGCATTATCGGATCCTTGCCGAAGTTTTAGATGATGCTGCATCGTGGGTAGATAGACCGTGGTACAACTTTAACAAAGGCGGAAAG aATAACCAGAAGCATCCTGATCAGCCTAAAAAACCACTAACTTCCTACATGTTGTTCTACATGGAACAGAAAGATGCTGTTTTGGAGGAACAACCAGGGCTTGGAATG ACGGAGTTGAGCAAGATTATTGCCAAAATGTATAATGAACTAAGCGAtcggaagaaaatgaagtattCAGAACTggcggaaaaagagaaagaagcgtACcaagagaagatgaagaagtttAT GGATGCTCACCCAGACTATATACtaccaaaatcaaaacaaacttCTAAGGCAGTTCCTCCTAAACCCCCTACACCATTCAAACTATTTAGTGATGAAAAGATGCCAAAATTTGTGGGTGAAGGAATGTCATTGACTGAAGCCAG AGAGAAATGTAGAGATGCCTACAAGGAGTTGAAGgataaacaaaaactaaaGTGGATTTATCGAGCTCTGGAACAAGAACCCGAGTTTAAT gaggagatggaaaaatttaaaacgcaGCACCCAGATGTTGATGTCCCAGCAAAGAAATTGAGTCTGTTGACCAAAGATGAATTACAGATCAAACACAA GAATGAGGGCAAACCAGTTAAACCACCAAACTCTGGATATAGTCTATTTTCCAAAAAACTTCTCTCGGGCAATTCTTTGAAGCAGTTTGGGACTAAAGAAAGGATGACTGAAATATCAAGACTCTGGAAGGAATTAAGTGAtgaagaaaagactaaatACAATGACAAAGCTACACAA ATGAATTACGCTTACAAAATGAAGTATGCCTCTTATCTTGAAACTCTGACTCCTGAACAGCGAAATGCAGAACTGTTAAGTTCTGTAGGGAAAAATCTGAAACGAATGGCTGCCAAAAAGGCTGAAGATGGACAG ccggtgggtaagaaaccaaaaattggTACAGCTGTTGATGTTGGTTCTTCGTCAGAAGTAGAGAGTGAGGATGTAGATAGTGATGAGAAGGATTTAGAAATCCCCCCCAAGACCACTATTCGAAAGCCAAATTCTTCACTTCAAATGTTTTGCAATTCCAATATGGATAAGTACTCCTCTAAACATCCCAAGCTGACCAAACAAGAACTCGCAAGATTAATGGCTAAAGAATTTGCCAAGcttagcaaagaaaaaaagaagatctaTGGAAATATGGCTCAAGAgtctaaaaatgaaatgtctgCAACAAGTAAAAAGTCAGCGTCCAGTAGgttgaaatcaaaaatttcaaaggcATCCGAGACCTCAAAGAAAACTGTCAAGCCTACTTCCGCAACTTCAAAATCCCCAGAGCGTTCAAGTGATTCGCCGTCCAAAAGATCCGCGGCAAATGCTGATTCTAAATCTGCGAAACCATCTTTGAATGCCAATGCGAAGTCATCAACAGAGAAAGTGGCTTCAAAAACACTGAAATCCCCTATTTTGGCGGCTAATCAATCGTTGTTCAAAGGAGAGAAGATGACTGAACCACTTAAACCACCAGC GAGTGGTGCTGCTTATTACGTTATGACGCATCATTCCCAATTGGGCGATCTTACTCCTGCTGAAATTGATGCTCTTTGGGGAAAGGTGTCTgagaaacagaagaagaagtgcaTTGAAGAACACAAAAAGAAGCATCAAGACTATGTttgtgaatttgaaaaattcatcaGG ACATTGAATCCAGCCGAACTTAGATCTTATCGCACAATCATGAAGAATCGTGCTCAGGATCAGACggatgaaaataaagaaagttcTGACGAAGAATCTGAATCGACTAGTTCAAATGAAGATCAAACAAGTGGCGGCTGCTCTGACAACGATGATCCCCAAATATCCTCGGACGACGACTAA
- the LOC124328495 gene encoding nucleolar transcription factor 1-like isoform X2 has protein sequence MSDERKPKKSRTKNLEDKVVASSSSTPSAMERNNEVSEKPEVPSSPIPDEHSNSPLEPEDEEREDEEEEEKEHGDEEIDDKVEEDEEDEDEEKNGTPLPWPKSDDFELFKRIRKACPKEDAMKYDSRVNHLNWDFIKFQDYSAEQCKDRWLHVQTHLRHYRILAEVLDDAASWVDRPWYNFNKGGKNNQKHPDQPKKPLTSYMLFYMEQKDAVLEEQPGLGMTELSKIIAKMYNELSDRKKMKYSELAEKEKEAYQEKMKKFMDAHPDYILPKSKQTSKAVPPKPPTPFKLFSDEKMPKFVGEGMSLTEAREKCRDAYKELKDKQKLKWIYRALEQEPEFNEEMEKFKTQHPDVDVPAKKLSLLTKDELQIKHKNEGKPVKPPNSGYSLFSKKLLSGNSLKQFGTKERMTEISRLWKELSDEEKTKYNDKATQMNYAYKMKYASYLETLTPEQRNAELLSSVGKNLKRMAAKKAEDGQPVGKKPKIGTAVDVGSSSEVESEDVDSDEKDLEIPPKTTIRKPNSSLQMFCNSNMDKYSSKHPKLTKQELARLMAKEFAKLSKEKKKIYGNMAQESKNEMSATSKKSASSRLKSKISKASETSKKTVKPTSATSKSPERSSDSPSKRSAANADSKSAKPSLNANAKSSTEKVASKTLKSPILAANQSLFKGEKMTEPLKPPASGAAYYVMTHHSQLGDLTPAEIDALWGKVSEKQKKKCIEEHKKKHQDYVCEFEKFIRTLNPAELRSYRTIMKNRAQDQTDENKESSDEESESTSSNEDQTSGGCSDNDDPQISSDDD, from the exons ATGTCTGacgaaagaaaaccaaaaaagtcaAGAACCAAAAATCTTGAAGATAAGGTTGTAGCATCGAGTTCATCAACCCCATCTGCAATGGAGCGAAATAATGAAG TTTCTGAAAAGCCCGAAGTACCTTCCAGTCCAATACCAGATGAACATTCAAATTCACCTCTTG agcccgaagacgaagaaagagaagatgaggaggaggaagagaaaGAACATGGTGACGAAGAAATAGATGACAAAgtggaagaagacgaagaggatgaggacgaagaaaaaaatgggacCCCTTTAC CATGGCCTAAGAGTGACGACTTCGAGCTTTTCAAGCGTATCCGAAAAGCATGCCCGAAGGAAGATGCCATGAAGTACGACTCGCGTGTGAACCACTTAAATTGGGATTTC ATTAAATTTCAAGATTATTCTGCTGAACAATGTAAAGATCGATGGTTACATGTTCAA ACTCATTTGAGGCATTATCGGATCCTTGCCGAAGTTTTAGATGATGCTGCATCGTGGGTAGATAGACCGTGGTACAACTTTAACAAAGGCGGAAAG aATAACCAGAAGCATCCTGATCAGCCTAAAAAACCACTAACTTCCTACATGTTGTTCTACATGGAACAGAAAGATGCTGTTTTGGAGGAACAACCAGGGCTTGGAATG ACGGAGTTGAGCAAGATTATTGCCAAAATGTATAATGAACTAAGCGAtcggaagaaaatgaagtattCAGAACTggcggaaaaagagaaagaagcgtACcaagagaagatgaagaagtttAT GGATGCTCACCCAGACTATATACtaccaaaatcaaaacaaacttCTAAGGCAGTTCCTCCTAAACCCCCTACACCATTCAAACTATTTAGTGATGAAAAGATGCCAAAATTTGTGGGTGAAGGAATGTCATTGACTGAAGCCAG AGAGAAATGTAGAGATGCCTACAAGGAGTTGAAGgataaacaaaaactaaaGTGGATTTATCGAGCTCTGGAACAAGAACCCGAGTTTAAT gaggagatggaaaaatttaaaacgcaGCACCCAGATGTTGATGTCCCAGCAAAGAAATTGAGTCTGTTGACCAAAGATGAATTACAGATCAAACACAA GAATGAGGGCAAACCAGTTAAACCACCAAACTCTGGATATAGTCTATTTTCCAAAAAACTTCTCTCGGGCAATTCTTTGAAGCAGTTTGGGACTAAAGAAAGGATGACTGAAATATCAAGACTCTGGAAGGAATTAAGTGAtgaagaaaagactaaatACAATGACAAAGCTACACAA ATGAATTACGCTTACAAAATGAAGTATGCCTCTTATCTTGAAACTCTGACTCCTGAACAGCGAAATGCAGAACTGTTAAGTTCTGTAGGGAAAAATCTGAAACGAATGGCTGCCAAAAAGGCTGAAGATGGACAG ccggtgggtaagaaaccaaaaattggTACAGCTGTTGATGTTGGTTCTTCGTCAGAAGTAGAGAGTGAGGATGTAGATAGTGATGAGAAGGATTTAGAAATCCCCCCCAAGACCACTATTCGAAAGCCAAATTCTTCACTTCAAATGTTTTGCAATTCCAATATGGATAAGTACTCCTCTAAACATCCCAAGCTGACCAAACAAGAACTCGCAAGATTAATGGCTAAAGAATTTGCCAAGcttagcaaagaaaaaaagaagatctaTGGAAATATGGCTCAAGAgtctaaaaatgaaatgtctgCAACAAGTAAAAAGTCAGCGTCCAGTAGgttgaaatcaaaaatttcaaaggcATCCGAGACCTCAAAGAAAACTGTCAAGCCTACTTCCGCAACTTCAAAATCCCCAGAGCGTTCAAGTGATTCGCCGTCCAAAAGATCCGCGGCAAATGCTGATTCTAAATCTGCGAAACCATCTTTGAATGCCAATGCGAAGTCATCAACAGAGAAAGTGGCTTCAAAAACACTGAAATCCCCTATTTTGGCGGCTAATCAATCGTTGTTCAAAGGAGAGAAGATGACTGAACCACTTAAACCACCAGC GAGTGGTGCTGCTTATTACGTTATGACGCATCATTCCCAATTGGGCGATCTTACTCCTGCTGAAATTGATGCTCTTTGGGGAAAGGTGTCTgagaaacagaagaagaagtgcaTTGAAGAACACAAAAAGAAGCATCAAGACTATGTttgtgaatttgaaaaattcatcaGG ACATTGAATCCAGCCGAACTTAGATCTTATCGCACAATCATGAAGAATCGTGCTCAGGATCAGACggatgaaaataaagaaagttcTGACGAAGAATCTGAATCGACTAGTTCAAATGAAGATCAAACAAGTGGCGGCTGCTCTGACAACGATGATCCCCAAATATCCTCGGACGACGACTAA
- the LOC124328559 gene encoding uncharacterized protein LOC124328559: MDLLSARLYAMIILLVTHAHAGQTEEKQLELLSENYVKMQEMFKEQATQLEELKIRVQQQESVINSMQRDKSIEMDYKSAGIINATLRQGTSRIPRSCADLKNLGHTFNGIYSIVGAKFMETVFCDFCKTPSDPGFQTWIGFDDVKSSPTYFTVQRFQNFRQQDVPIPCDVELLNVGGAMNAQTGKFTAPRAGTYFFSFVGWAYFSPSTSQVNINVGLFLNGNSIGRGHADEMTNNLQIGDQYETFTLQSTLNLQAGNQIWLQMFGSSSGALLTGSYVTTFTGLLLQEEISQSVKV, from the exons ATGGATCTGCTTAGTGCAAGGTTGTACGCAATGATAATTCTTTTGGTAACGCACGCTCATGCTGGACAAACTGAAGAGAAACAGCTGGAACTTCTAAGTGAAAACTAC GTTAAAATGcaagaaatgtttaaagagcaAGCCACCCAATTGGAAGAGCTGAAGATTAGAGTTCAACAACAGGAGTCGGTTATTAATTCCATGCAGAGAGACAAGTCGATTGAAATGGACTACAAGTCAGCCGGAATTATCAATGCTACCCTTAGGCAAGGGACATCAAGAATTCCGCGATCCTGTGcggatttgaaaaatttgggtcACACTTTCAACGGAATCTATTCCATCGTCGGCGCTAAATTTATGGAAACCGTTTTCTGTGACTTTTGCAAAACACCAAGCGATCCCG GTTTCCAGACGTGGATAGGATTTGATGATGTGAAATCATCACCCACATACTTCACGGTGCAGAGATTTCAAAACTTTCGCCAACAAGATGTTCCCATTCCGTGCGATGTCGAACTTCTGAATGTGGGAGGGGCTATGAATGCACAGACGGGAAAATTCACAGCTCCGCGAGCGGGAACCTATTTCTTCTCCTTTGTCGGATGGGCCTACTTTTCACCATCTACTTCCCAGGTCAACATCAACGTAGGACTGTTTCTGAACGGGAACAGCATCGGCCGAGGTCACGCTGATGAAATGACCAACAATTTGCAAATTGGTGATCAATACGAAACGTTCACTCTTCAATCAACTCTCAATCTGCAAGCGGGAAATCAAATCTGGTTACAGATGTTCGGCTCGTCATCTGGCGCGCTTCTGACTGGCAGTTACGTCACTACCTTCACTGGGTTGTTGCTGCAAGAGGAAATTTCCCAATCTGTCAAAGTGTGA